A single region of the Poecile atricapillus isolate bPoeAtr1 chromosome 25, bPoeAtr1.hap1, whole genome shotgun sequence genome encodes:
- the LOC131588300 gene encoding transmembrane protein 45B-like, protein MSPVPTSFLGSALRGTFFFTFGLWWSVRYPLKYLRRKGDAEGQPGHGRTEVFEGAVKAFFALVGILVEQFVPTGPHLQLYSPKMHSWTDLSHWHYSTIYLFFLLSGITDVVSHSPLKLPPGLDRLSLSLALLVEGLLFCFRDYSNAQLDQHLHSLLAMAIFAGALCALLEVFLRDHIILEIFRTSSFLLQGSWLWQIGFVLSPPWGGPGWDQSDSSNLLFLTMCFCWHSMGALAVVTANAAASRCCNESCQLKFGDIDVELDCGLCLHRGKKISSAALLPESSSDDK, encoded by the exons ATGAGTCCAGTGCCAACAAGCTTCCTGGGCAGTGCCCTCCGGGGCACTTTCTTCTTCACCTTTGGCCTGTGGTGGTCGGTGCGGTACCCCCTGAAGTACCTCAGGAGGAAAGGTGACGCCGAGGGCCAGCCGGGCCATGGGCGCACAGAGGTCTTCGAAGGCGCAGTCAAAGCTTTCTTTGCTCTAGTAG GGATACTGGTGGAGCAGTTTGTCCCCACTGGTCCACACCTGCAGCTGTACAGCCCCAAGATGCACAGCTGGACTGACCTCTCCCACTGGCACTACTCCACCATCtacctcttcttcctcctctctggcATCACAGATGTGGTCTCACACTCCCCGCTCAAGCTGCCCCCTGGCTTGGACCGGCTCTCGCTGTCCCTGGCTCTGCTTGTGGAAG GTTTGCTCTTCTGTTTCCGTGACTACAGTAACGCTCAGCTGGACCAGCACCTCCactccctgctggccatggctATCTTTGCTGGAGCCCTCTGTGCGCTCCTAGAAGTGTTCCTCCGAGATCATATCATCCTGGAGATCTTCAGGaccagctccttcctcctccaggGCTCTTGGCTTTGGCAG ATTGGGTTTGTGCTGTCCCCTCCATGGGGAGGACCAGGCTGGGATCAGAGTGATTCCAGCAACCTCTTGTTCCTCACCATGTGCTTCTGCTGGCATTCCATGGGTGCTCTCGCCGTTGTGACCGCCAATGCTGCCGCATCCCGCTG ctgcaatgAGTCCTGCCAGCTGAAATTTGGGGACATTGATGTGGAGTTGGACTGTGGCTTGTGCCTCCATAGAGGGAAGAAGATCTCCAGTGCTGCCTTGCTGCCAGAGAGCAGCTCAGATGACAAATGA